One Alligator mississippiensis isolate rAllMis1 chromosome 1, rAllMis1, whole genome shotgun sequence genomic window carries:
- the LOC132245491 gene encoding uncharacterized protein LOC132245491, with amino-acid sequence MISIPKGKIQNTVYKKPTDQHTYLHRTSNHPKHTKKAVIYSQALRDHRICTEENTQDCHLTNLKKTFTQQGHSSREVHRKFERATWIPCEELLQYRRKTPTNRTPLVMTYHPSLEPVRKILKKLQPILDRDPILKKIFPEPPILAFKQAPNLANLITRSKLPQAQNTPKGSRPCHDKKCKTCPHISTTPTITTPHNRAISIPGSYSCTSRNVVYLIQCTKCPDGRYVGETRQELRTRMNAHQKSIKDRNTQLPVGAHFSQEGHSLSNLSVLVLKGNLHNFPETSL; translated from the coding sequence atgatcagtatcccgaagggtaaaatacagaacacagtatacaagaaacccacagaccaacatacatatctgcacagaaccagcaatcaccctaaacataccaaaaaagctgtgatatacagccaagccctcagagaccaccgcatttgtactgaagagaacacccaggattgccacctcaccaatcttaaaaagactttcacccagcaaggacactcctccagagaggtacaTCGCaagtttgaaagagccacctggataccatgtgaagaactgctgcagtacagaagaaaaacacccacaaatcgcacaccgctggttatgacgtatcacccatcccttgaacctgtacggaaaatcctcaaaaaattgcaacccatactagacagagaccctattcttaaaaagatcttcccagagccacccatcctagccttcaaacaagcaccgaacctcgccaacctcattaccagaagcaaacttcctcaagcccagaacacaccaaaaggatccagaccgtgccatgacaagaaatgcaaaacctgcccacacatctccaccacccccacaattactacaccccacaacagagccatcagcatcccaggatcttacagctgcacctccagaaatgtagtatatctcatccaatgcaccaagtgccctgatggaagatatgtaggagagaccagacaagaactgcgcaccagaatgaacgcacaccagaaatccatcaaagacagaaatacccaattaccggtgggggcacatttctcacaggagggccactctctctccaatctctcagtcctggtcctcaagggaaatttacacaacttcccagagacaagcctatga